From the Lysobacterales bacterium genome, one window contains:
- a CDS encoding amidohydrolase family protein → MRLVLSVCLFACLGSAHATTPVAKIVDCAHAIDMRAGKLLGRTALLVIDGRIADIGASVESLSTSPALTDTGLDFAALPVHALPAHTCTPGWTDLHVHLSGEQNKESYSEGFRLNAADFALRGSVFAERTLMAGFTTVRDLGSSDGIAISLRNAINSGWIKGPRIFAAGKAIATTGGHADPRNGISNKLTEALGYPQPQDGVVDSVDEARKAVRQRYKEGADLIKITATGGVLSFAKSADNPQFTLEEIQSIVQTARDYGFHVAAHAHGTEGMKRAILAGVNTIEHGTYADDQMFLMMKQRGTYLVPTLVAGAYVSEKSKDPTWFPAVVRPKAARVGAQISDTFAKAVKAGVPFAFGTDSGVSPHGQNAREFTLMVQAGATPMQALQAATVVPAKILGVSDQGTLDVGQRADIVAVPGNPLDDISATERVAFVMKDGVIYKSP, encoded by the coding sequence ATGCGCCTCGTACTGAGTGTTTGTTTGTTCGCCTGCCTCGGTAGCGCCCACGCGACGACGCCGGTGGCGAAGATCGTCGACTGCGCGCACGCCATCGACATGCGCGCCGGCAAGCTGCTCGGACGCACCGCGCTGCTGGTCATCGATGGACGCATCGCCGATATCGGCGCCAGCGTCGAATCCCTGTCCACGTCGCCGGCATTGACCGACACCGGGCTCGATTTTGCCGCGCTGCCGGTGCATGCCCTGCCCGCGCACACCTGCACGCCCGGCTGGACCGATCTGCATGTGCACCTGTCCGGCGAGCAGAACAAGGAGTCCTACAGCGAAGGGTTCCGCCTGAACGCGGCCGACTTCGCGTTGCGCGGCAGCGTTTTTGCCGAGCGCACCCTGATGGCCGGCTTCACCACCGTGCGCGATCTCGGCAGCAGCGACGGCATCGCGATCAGCCTGCGCAACGCCATCAACAGCGGCTGGATCAAGGGCCCGCGCATCTTCGCGGCGGGCAAGGCGATCGCCACCACGGGCGGCCATGCCGATCCGCGCAACGGCATCAGCAATAAATTGACCGAGGCGCTCGGCTATCCGCAGCCGCAGGACGGCGTCGTCGACAGCGTCGACGAGGCCCGCAAGGCCGTGCGCCAGCGCTACAAGGAAGGCGCCGACCTGATCAAGATCACCGCCACCGGCGGCGTGCTGTCTTTCGCGAAGTCGGCCGACAATCCGCAGTTCACGCTGGAGGAGATCCAAAGCATCGTGCAGACAGCGCGCGACTACGGCTTCCACGTCGCCGCGCATGCGCATGGCACCGAAGGCATGAAGCGCGCGATTCTCGCCGGCGTGAACACCATCGAGCACGGCACCTATGCCGATGACCAGATGTTCCTGATGATGAAGCAGCGGGGCACCTATCTGGTACCAACCCTGGTCGCGGGCGCCTATGTCAGCGAGAAGTCGAAGGATCCGACCTGGTTTCCGGCCGTGGTGCGACCCAAGGCGGCACGCGTCGGCGCGCAGATCTCGGACACGTTCGCCAAGGCGGTCAAGGCCGGCGTGCCGTTCGCGTTCGGCACCGACTCCGGCGTATCCCCGCACGGCCAGAACGCGCGCGAGTTCACGCTGATGGTGCAGGCCGGCGCAACCCCGATGCAGGCCCTGCAAGCCGCGACCGTGGTACCGGCGAAGATCCTCGGCGTTTCGGACCAGGGCACGCTCGACGTCGGCCAACGCGCCGACATCGTCGCGGTGCCGGGCAATCCGCTAGACGACATCAGTGCCACCGAACGCGTCGCCTTCGTGATGAAGGACGGCGTGATCTACAAGTCGCCCTGA
- the trxA gene encoding thioredoxin, with protein MSASPHVIDVGVEGFETTVLAKSQETPVLVDFWATWCGPCKTLGPLLEKLADEFNGGFILAKVDVDKEQQLAGYFQIRSVPTVMLVKGGQIVDGFPGALPEGQVRQFLQHHGVLPLEAAAVADEPEFVELTLSPEEQVEAARSLMLSAPDRPELRLDLIAALLQAGHAKEAEIELDGLPANLATDDRAKRARAQLDFAKALQDAPGEAELVAQLAANPANHRARHQFGVRKLLAGDHEAALESFLAVMRADRKFDDDLGRKSLIAAFALIDDADLVSRTRKQMAALIF; from the coding sequence ATGAGCGCCAGCCCCCATGTGATCGACGTCGGCGTCGAAGGCTTCGAAACCACGGTCCTCGCGAAATCGCAGGAAACGCCTGTACTGGTCGACTTCTGGGCGACCTGGTGCGGCCCCTGCAAGACGCTGGGCCCGCTGCTCGAAAAGCTCGCCGACGAATTCAACGGCGGCTTCATCCTGGCCAAGGTCGATGTCGACAAGGAACAGCAGCTCGCCGGCTACTTCCAGATCCGGTCGGTGCCGACGGTGATGCTGGTCAAGGGCGGCCAGATCGTCGACGGCTTTCCGGGCGCGTTGCCGGAAGGCCAGGTGCGCCAGTTCCTGCAGCATCACGGCGTCCTGCCGCTCGAAGCAGCCGCCGTCGCCGACGAACCCGAATTCGTCGAATTGACGCTGTCGCCGGAAGAACAGGTGGAAGCCGCGCGTTCGCTGATGCTGTCGGCGCCCGACCGGCCCGAACTGCGCCTCGACCTGATCGCCGCCCTGCTGCAGGCCGGTCACGCCAAGGAGGCCGAAATCGAACTCGACGGCCTGCCCGCGAATCTCGCCACCGACGACCGTGCCAAGCGCGCACGCGCCCAACTCGATTTCGCAAAGGCATTGCAGGACGCACCCGGCGAAGCCGAACTCGTCGCCCAACTTGCCGCGAATCCCGCCAACCACCGTGCCCGCCATCAATTCGGCGTGCGCAAATTGCTCGCCGGCGATCACGAAGCCGCACTCGAGAGCTTCCTCGCAGTCATGCGCGCCGACCGCAAGTTCGACGACGACCTCGGCCGCAAATCCCTGATCGCCGCCTTCGCCCTCATCGACGACGCCGACCTCGTCAGCCGCACCCGCAAGCAGATGGCGGCGCTGATCTTTTGA
- a CDS encoding MAPEG family protein has product MQQASAVALTGFIGWTLALLVLMELLRTRLVVLGKTPPNAFRPDNANLSPFMQRLARAHANCVESLPVFGGLLAVAMVTGHTDRTDPLALILLAARVLQSSVHLASLSAAAVSVRFSLFVVQLGIAVYWTIQLLQALI; this is encoded by the coding sequence ATGCAACAGGCCAGTGCAGTCGCGTTGACCGGATTCATCGGGTGGACATTGGCGTTGCTGGTGCTGATGGAATTGCTGCGCACGCGCCTGGTCGTGCTCGGCAAGACGCCGCCTAACGCGTTCCGCCCGGACAATGCCAATCTGTCGCCGTTCATGCAGCGACTGGCGCGGGCGCATGCCAATTGCGTCGAGAGCCTGCCGGTGTTCGGTGGACTGCTCGCGGTCGCGATGGTCACGGGGCACACCGATCGGACCGACCCGCTGGCGCTCATCCTGCTTGCCGCGCGTGTCCTGCAATCCAGCGTGCACCTGGCCTCGCTGAGTGCAGCGGCGGTCAGCGTCCGCTTCAGCCTGTTCGTGGTCCAGCTCGGCATCGCCGTGTACTGGACGATTCAGCTCCTGCAAGCCTTGATCTGA
- a CDS encoding DUF1631 family protein gives MPNVVEIGARRAPAGTPQLPSEIAASAGARLTRTFRETLASCDDILFGHAQRAINGLRQAQYFDDQRQLRLSRESATRAFASVCMAVLEGRATEDGPVTTVRLVDDPLQLVADDDLELDLALFRVGKRCDEMAPRLRHQVQRRLEIVFGLSSGATTPLSGAMLAKMCRAGLASIELGLESRLIVLKQLEKRLAADMEPLLESVNSLLLEHGVLPNLRASSALPRTMPSSVSSGHAVAAARHVVAAAPAPAPDVQQLGEVLTRMTQWMAQQTAVAEVPTQAAAPVPMAAPSASAWPAAAAIAAPETQVQAELERERRRNEIAERRAAEVERAQELRFTAQRSADQVVTMVLSQAHVPDGIGQVVRGPLRRHLETVHARRGETSTEWRSACKLVRDIAWALDPETASNEQAHWCAMVPGIVSSLRAALLGVGMADHETDRVIAEFGARYEQLLAPTAAPAVAESPIAATAERTLPSFTDALRHVRQLVLGRWFELVDDQGRPQRAKLVWTSAMTERCLFVNGHGKLVADRPHARVANDLLAGQFREIDDAALATA, from the coding sequence ATGCCCAACGTCGTCGAGATCGGCGCGCGTCGCGCCCCTGCAGGCACACCGCAACTCCCCTCCGAGATTGCGGCCAGCGCCGGCGCGCGCCTGACCCGGACTTTCCGCGAAACGCTGGCAAGTTGCGACGATATTCTGTTCGGACACGCCCAGCGCGCCATCAACGGCTTGCGCCAGGCGCAGTATTTCGACGATCAACGGCAGCTGCGCCTCAGCCGGGAATCGGCCACGCGCGCCTTTGCGAGCGTGTGCATGGCCGTGCTCGAGGGCCGCGCGACCGAGGACGGTCCGGTGACCACCGTTCGACTCGTCGACGATCCGTTGCAACTCGTGGCCGATGACGACCTGGAACTCGATCTCGCCTTGTTCCGCGTCGGCAAGCGCTGCGACGAGATGGCACCGCGTCTTCGCCATCAGGTCCAGCGTCGACTGGAGATCGTGTTCGGATTGTCCAGTGGCGCCACCACGCCGCTGTCCGGCGCGATGCTCGCGAAAATGTGTCGCGCCGGCCTGGCATCGATCGAGCTCGGGCTGGAATCCCGATTGATCGTGCTGAAGCAGCTGGAAAAGCGACTGGCCGCAGACATGGAACCGCTGCTGGAATCGGTCAATTCCTTGTTGCTCGAACATGGCGTCCTGCCGAATTTGCGCGCTTCGTCCGCGCTGCCGAGGACGATGCCGTCGTCCGTGTCGAGCGGTCATGCCGTCGCCGCCGCGCGACACGTCGTGGCCGCAGCGCCCGCACCGGCGCCGGACGTGCAGCAACTCGGCGAAGTGCTGACCCGGATGACGCAGTGGATGGCGCAGCAGACCGCCGTTGCCGAGGTCCCGACCCAGGCGGCCGCACCCGTGCCGATGGCAGCGCCGTCGGCTTCGGCATGGCCCGCCGCCGCCGCGATCGCCGCACCGGAAACGCAGGTCCAAGCCGAACTGGAGCGCGAACGTCGCCGCAACGAAATCGCCGAGCGTCGCGCCGCGGAAGTCGAGCGGGCGCAGGAGCTGCGTTTCACCGCGCAGCGTTCCGCCGATCAGGTCGTGACCATGGTTCTGTCGCAGGCCCATGTCCCCGACGGCATCGGCCAGGTCGTGCGTGGCCCATTGCGTCGCCATCTGGAAACCGTGCATGCCCGTCGTGGCGAAACTTCCACCGAATGGCGCAGCGCCTGCAAGCTGGTGCGCGACATCGCGTGGGCGCTGGACCCGGAAACCGCGAGCAACGAACAGGCCCACTGGTGCGCGATGGTGCCGGGCATCGTGTCGTCGTTGCGTGCGGCCCTGCTCGGTGTCGGCATGGCCGATCACGAGACCGATCGGGTCATCGCCGAATTCGGCGCCCGCTACGAACAATTGCTGGCCCCGACCGCCGCACCGGCGGTCGCCGAATCGCCGATTGCAGCCACGGCGGAACGCACGCTGCCGAGCTTCACCGACGCCTTGCGTCACGTCCGCCAACTCGTGCTGGGGCGATGGTTCGAACTGGTCGACGACCAGGGCCGCCCGCAGCGCGCGAAGCTGGTCTGGACCAGCGCGATGACCGAACGCTGCCTGTTCGTGAACGGTCACGGCAAGCTGGTCGCCGATCGTCCGCATGCACGGGTCGCGAACGATCTTCTGGCCGGCCAGTTCCGCGAAATCGACGACGCGGCACTGGCGACCGCCTGA
- a CDS encoding acyl-CoA dehydrogenase family protein: MDFAFTEEQLAIQDVARRIAQEKIAPSAEHHDVTGEFPLANIRTLGENGLMGIEVPHEYGGAGMDPVSYVLAMIEIAHADCAHSTIVSVNNSLFCNGILKFGTEAQKQLYVRAIAEGREIGAFALTEPQSGSDATAMKCRAVKQADGRFVINGKKSWITSGPVARYIVLFAMSEPGKGAKGITAFMIDTNKPGFHRGKTEPKLGIRASATCEIEFTDYVAEVDEVLGTEGEGFKIAMGVLDAGRIGIASQAVGLARAAYQAAVAYVRERKSFGQPIGSFQMIQAKIADMKCRLDAATILTLRAAWAKEQTEKNGGRFSTEAAVAKLTASEAAMFITHQALQIHGGMGYSKEMPLERYFRDAKITEIYEGTSEIQRLVIARNETGLR, from the coding sequence ATGGACTTTGCATTCACTGAAGAACAACTGGCCATCCAGGACGTTGCCCGTCGCATCGCTCAGGAAAAGATCGCGCCGAGTGCCGAACATCATGATGTCACCGGCGAATTCCCGCTCGCGAACATCCGCACGCTGGGCGAGAACGGCTTGATGGGCATCGAAGTGCCGCACGAATACGGCGGTGCCGGCATGGACCCGGTGTCCTACGTGCTGGCGATGATCGAGATCGCGCATGCCGACTGTGCCCACTCGACCATCGTGTCGGTCAACAATTCGCTGTTCTGCAACGGCATCCTGAAGTTCGGCACGGAAGCGCAGAAGCAGTTGTACGTGCGTGCGATCGCCGAGGGGCGCGAGATCGGTGCCTTCGCGCTGACCGAGCCGCAGTCGGGTTCGGACGCGACCGCGATGAAGTGCCGTGCGGTCAAGCAGGCCGACGGCCGCTTCGTGATCAACGGCAAGAAGAGCTGGATCACTTCGGGGCCGGTGGCGCGCTACATCGTGCTGTTCGCGATGAGCGAACCCGGCAAGGGCGCGAAAGGCATCACCGCCTTCATGATCGATACGAACAAGCCCGGTTTCCATCGTGGCAAGACCGAACCCAAGCTCGGCATCCGCGCGTCCGCGACCTGCGAGATCGAGTTCACCGACTACGTCGCCGAAGTCGACGAGGTGCTGGGCACGGAGGGCGAGGGTTTCAAGATCGCGATGGGCGTGCTCGATGCCGGTCGCATCGGCATCGCCTCGCAGGCGGTCGGGCTGGCGCGCGCCGCCTATCAGGCCGCCGTTGCCTATGTGCGTGAACGCAAGAGCTTCGGCCAGCCGATCGGGTCGTTCCAGATGATTCAGGCCAAGATCGCCGACATGAAGTGTCGTCTCGATGCGGCGACCATCCTGACCTTGCGTGCCGCCTGGGCGAAGGAACAGACCGAAAAGAACGGTGGACGATTCAGTACCGAGGCGGCCGTGGCGAAACTGACGGCCTCGGAAGCGGCGATGTTCATCACCCATCAGGCGCTGCAGATCCATGGCGGCATGGGCTATTCCAAGGAAATGCCGCTGGAGCGCTATTTCCGCGACGCCAAGATCACCGAGATCTACGAAGGCACGTCGGAAATCCAGCGCCTCGTCATCGCGCGCAACGAGACTGGCCTGCGCTGA
- a CDS encoding MBOAT family protein gives MQFDSLTFLLFFVIVLAGAALTRGWNARKNLLLVASYVFYGAWSPAFTLLLAGASVLDWFLARRIHAAEDPAHRRFWLAASIVLNIGTLALFKYGPFLHANLAALLASVGVHLDPWSLGLVLPVGISFYTFQSVSYTFDVYRRRVEPIHSLRDFCLFVAFFPQLVAGPIVRFTTFAPQLVAPRAPSWSGLAHGAVWMLWGLFEKIVLADTVFAPVADAAWNGLSGLSSSAALTASLAFAGQIFCDFAGYSCCAIGAARCFGFELPLNFRNPYAAVGFSDFWRRWHISLSTWLRDYLYIALGGNRGGAWRTYRNLMLTMLLGGLWHGAGWNFVLWGGCHGLLLAVERALRERDGVVPEVRGWSRPLWALVTLIAVVALWIPFRSPDFASTAQFLQAFAAPWTPLDFAAKCVLVAFAVLVLVQWWARDRSLDEVVAGAPAWLLAPALALLIVLVVLSPGDSNAFIYFQF, from the coding sequence ATGCAGTTCGACTCCCTGACCTTCCTGCTGTTCTTCGTGATCGTGCTGGCCGGCGCGGCGCTGACGCGTGGCTGGAACGCACGCAAGAACCTGCTGCTGGTCGCGAGCTACGTGTTCTACGGCGCCTGGAGCCCGGCCTTCACCTTGCTGCTGGCCGGCGCCAGCGTGCTCGACTGGTTCCTCGCGCGGCGTATCCATGCCGCCGAGGATCCGGCGCATCGACGCTTCTGGCTTGCCGCCAGCATCGTGCTCAACATCGGCACCCTGGCCCTGTTCAAGTACGGACCTTTCCTGCATGCGAACCTGGCGGCGCTGCTGGCCAGCGTCGGCGTGCATCTTGATCCGTGGTCGCTGGGGCTGGTGCTGCCGGTCGGGATTTCCTTCTACACCTTCCAGTCGGTGTCCTACACCTTCGATGTCTATCGTCGTCGCGTCGAGCCGATCCATTCGCTGCGTGACTTCTGCCTGTTCGTGGCGTTCTTCCCGCAACTCGTGGCCGGCCCGATCGTGCGCTTCACCACCTTCGCGCCGCAGCTGGTGGCGCCGCGTGCGCCCTCATGGTCCGGCCTTGCGCACGGTGCGGTGTGGATGCTCTGGGGCCTGTTCGAAAAGATCGTGCTCGCCGACACCGTGTTCGCGCCGGTTGCGGATGCCGCCTGGAACGGGTTGTCGGGATTGTCGTCGAGCGCCGCGCTGACCGCGTCGCTGGCGTTCGCCGGTCAGATCTTCTGCGACTTCGCAGGTTATTCCTGCTGCGCCATCGGTGCTGCACGCTGCTTTGGCTTCGAGTTGCCGCTGAACTTCCGCAATCCTTATGCGGCCGTCGGTTTCAGCGACTTCTGGCGGCGCTGGCACATCAGCCTGTCGACCTGGCTGCGCGACTATCTCTACATCGCCCTCGGGGGCAATCGTGGCGGCGCCTGGCGTACCTATCGCAACCTGATGCTGACCATGCTGCTCGGCGGCCTGTGGCATGGGGCCGGCTGGAACTTCGTGCTCTGGGGCGGTTGCCACGGGCTACTGCTGGCGGTCGAGCGCGCCCTGCGCGAACGTGACGGCGTCGTGCCCGAGGTGCGGGGCTGGTCGCGGCCGTTGTGGGCGCTCGTGACCTTGATCGCGGTGGTCGCCTTGTGGATTCCGTTCCGCTCGCCGGATTTCGCATCGACGGCGCAATTCCTGCAGGCCTTTGCGGCGCCGTGGACGCCGCTCGATTTCGCCGCGAAGTGCGTCTTGGTCGCGTTTGCGGTACTGGTGCTGGTGCAGTGGTGGGCGCGCGATCGCAGCCTGGATGAGGTGGTCGCCGGCGCGCCCGCCTGGCTGCTGGCACCGGCCCTGGCGCTGTTGATCGTGCTCGTCGTGCTGAGCCCGGGAGATTCCAATGCCTTCATCTACTTCCAGTTCTGA
- a CDS encoding GNAT family N-acetyltransferase: MTLSISQVAEADRAAWSGLWRDYLTFYESTRPQALFERNFAQLVQGHGPLFGWLARDADGVPIGLAHYFTHGTAWSFGETCYLQDLYVQPAHRGSGVAAALIAQVAADAKARGCERLYWLTHQDNTRARALYDRVAAFEGFVCYERGLA; the protein is encoded by the coding sequence ATGACGTTGTCCATCTCGCAGGTTGCGGAAGCGGACCGGGCTGCCTGGTCGGGCTTGTGGCGCGACTATCTGACCTTCTACGAAAGCACGCGGCCACAGGCCTTGTTCGAACGCAATTTTGCGCAGCTCGTGCAGGGTCATGGCCCGTTGTTCGGCTGGCTGGCGCGTGACGCCGACGGTGTGCCGATCGGACTCGCGCACTACTTCACGCACGGCACGGCGTGGTCGTTCGGCGAGACCTGCTACCTGCAGGACCTTTACGTGCAGCCGGCACATCGCGGCAGTGGCGTGGCCGCAGCACTGATCGCCCAGGTCGCGGCCGATGCCAAGGCGCGCGGTTGCGAGCGCCTGTACTGGCTGACCCATCAGGACAACACGCGAGCGCGGGCGCTCTACGACCGCGTGGCCGCCTTCGAGGGTTTCGTCTGCTACGAACGCGGCCTTGCTTGA
- a CDS encoding metalloregulator ArsR/SmtB family transcription factor — protein MDLTDLSSLFRTLSDATRVRLLVLLEAEELTVAELAAITQLAQPRVSTHLAKLKELDLVRDRRAGVSAYYRFNAELDDKHAQLWRTLRTSIDDALLEDDARRLPTVLAKRAQSEGWADAVAGDMERHYSPGRTWEALARGAMHLVELGDVLDVASGDGVLAELLAPHAKSILCVDSNERVIHAARDRLKPLKHVRVEHGDMHALSLPDARFDLVLLMHALTYSEHPAQAVREAVRVLRPGGRLLALTLNKHAHKAAAEEFDHCNLGFTVDELKKLAKKAGLDVIDCEVSSREKRAPNFEVLTLLARKP, from the coding sequence ATGGATCTGACGGACCTTTCCAGCCTGTTCCGGACCCTGTCCGACGCGACGCGCGTGCGCCTGCTGGTGCTGCTCGAAGCCGAGGAACTGACCGTCGCCGAACTGGCCGCGATCACCCAGCTGGCGCAGCCGCGCGTGTCCACGCATCTGGCCAAGCTCAAGGAACTCGACCTGGTGCGCGACCGCCGTGCCGGCGTCTCGGCCTATTACCGTTTCAACGCCGAACTCGACGACAAGCACGCGCAGCTGTGGCGCACCTTGCGCACCAGCATCGACGACGCCCTGCTCGAGGACGACGCACGTCGACTGCCGACCGTGCTGGCCAAGCGCGCTCAATCCGAAGGTTGGGCCGACGCGGTCGCCGGCGACATGGAGCGCCATTATTCGCCGGGCCGCACCTGGGAGGCGCTGGCGCGCGGCGCGATGCATCTGGTCGAGCTCGGCGACGTGCTCGACGTCGCGTCGGGCGACGGCGTGCTCGCGGAACTGCTGGCACCGCACGCGAAATCGATCCTCTGCGTCGACTCGAACGAACGCGTCATCCATGCCGCGCGCGACCGCCTGAAGCCGTTGAAGCACGTGCGCGTCGAACACGGCGACATGCACGCATTGAGCTTGCCCGATGCCAGATTCGATCTGGTCTTGCTCATGCATGCCCTGACCTATTCCGAGCATCCGGCTCAGGCCGTGCGCGAGGCCGTGCGCGTATTGCGCCCGGGTGGCCGGCTACTGGCGCTGACGCTGAACAAGCACGCACACAAGGCGGCCGCCGAGGAGTTCGATCACTGCAACCTCGGCTTCACCGTCGATGAATTGAAGAAGCTGGCGAAGAAGGCCGGCCTCGACGTCATCGACTGCGAGGTCAGTTCGCGCGAGAAGCGGGCCCCGAATTTCGAAGTGCTGACCCTGCTGGCGCGCAAGCCATGA